The DNA region CACATGTGGATCGTCGTTTGCGGCGCGATTGCCTCTACCGGACTGGTCATCGTGCGGCAGTTGGCCGCCTTTGCCGACAACGCCCACCTTCTTGACGAACTCGACGCCACGGTGGACCAACTCCGTCAGTCACTGGGCGAGCGGGAGCTCCTCACCGCCGAACTGCGCCACCAAGCCTTTCACGACCCGCTGACCGGTCTGTCCAACCGCGCGATGCTTGGCAACCGGCTGGAGCTCGCACTGAACGCGGTCGGCATCGTCGCCAACCGCAGAGCGTTGATGATCGTCGATCTTGACGACTTCAAGGCGGTCAATGACGTGTTTGGCCACGCCGTTGGTGACGAGCTGCTGATCGTGGCTGCCCGCAGGTTGCGCGACTGCGTCCGCGGGTCCGATCTCGTTGCTCGGGTTGGCGGGGATGAGTTCGCCGTCCTTCTCGACAATCCACAGGACGGAACTGACGAGATTGCCCAACGAATCGTTGACGCGATGGCGAAGCCCTTCATGGTCTCCGCCGGGACCGCCTCGGTGAGCGCGAGCGTCGGCGTTGTCGTTTTCGACGGTGTCGGACGCACCGCTGAAGAGCTCCTCCATGAGGCCGACACCTCGATGTACCAGGCGAAGCGCGAGGGTAAGGGCGAGTACCGCATTTGCGCATGATCGGTTGCGGTCGATCGGGCGGCGGGAGCTCGCGATGGTGAGGCGGTGGACCCGGTGCCGTCGCGCGGGTCAGTTGCCCTTCGTGACGCTGCCGAAGATGGGTTCGACGGCGCCCCAGTTGCCGCTCTCATGCTCGCCGATGACTCCCGTGTATTTCGCGTGACCTCGAAGGCGGCCGCGGGTGACGGGATGCGCGCGGCCGTCCGCGACCATACCTGGTTCGCCACGGCCCAGGCGATCCGCTGCATGACGCGACTCGAGATCGCCACCACCGTCCGGACCGCGGGTCATTCCGTCTGTCTAGAGCAGAGACCTTGCCTGGCGTTGTCGGCAAATCGGGGGGATCCTCGGTCTCGGGACACTCGTCCCTTTTGGTGCATGCGACACGGGACACGGTTGGGATATACGTCCGGGGTATTGCGCCAAAAATGCCCGGTAGGGTATCGCTGGAGACAACCAGTCAACGCAAAGAGGCACCAATGACGTCTGTATCGAGCGTGCAGTCACCCGAGTCGGTTGAGACTGCACCACCCATGACACTTGGCATTCCCGCCGAGACCAAGAAGGGCGAGAGCCTTGTCGCGGCCAGCCCCAAGACCGTCGGCCAGCTGGTGAAGCTGGGCTACTCGGTCATCGTGCAGAAGGGTGCTGGCGACAAGGCAACCTACTCCGACGCCGAGTACGCCGAGGCCGGGGCCAAGGTCGCCGATGCCAAGGCCGCGTGGGGTGCAGATATCGTCACCGCAGTCAACGCGCCCGGCAGCGCCGCGTTGGACAAGATGCGCAAGGGCTCGGTCCTCATCTCGATGATGAGCGCGCCCTCCAGCCCCGACTACATCGCCGATCTCGCGAAGCGCGGCATCACCGGAATGGCGCTCGACGCGGTCCCGCGCATCTCCCGCGCCCAGTCGATGGACGTGCTGTCGACCATGTCGAACGTGTCCGGCTACCGCGCCGTCATTGAGGCCGCCGAGAACTACGGCGGCATGTTCACCGGCCAGATGACGGCCGCAGGCAAGACGCCCCCCGCGAACGTGTTCGTGATCGGCGCAGGCGTCGCAGGATTGTCAGCGCTCGGCACCGCCGCGAGCCTGGGTGCCGAGGTCCGCGCGTTCGACGTGCGCCCCGAGGTGGGGGAGCAGATCGAGTCGATGGGCGCCACGTTCGTGCAGGCCGAGGCCGCCCAGCAAGAGGTTTCCTCCGACGGATACGCGAAGGCGCTGTCCGAGGAGCAGGAGAAGCTCACGGCCATCATGTACGCCGAGGAGAGCGCTAAGGCCGACGTGGTCATCACTACCGCGCTTGTGCGCGGCAAGGCGGTGCGCACGATTTCGGCCGAGATGGTCGCTGGCATGAAGCCCGGTTCGGTCATCATTGACCTCGCCGCCATCGGCGGGGGCAACTGTGAACTGACCGTTCCCGGCGAGCGCATCGTGA from Demequina lutea includes:
- a CDS encoding Re/Si-specific NAD(P)(+) transhydrogenase subunit alpha, with translation MTLGIPAETKKGESLVAASPKTVGQLVKLGYSVIVQKGAGDKATYSDAEYAEAGAKVADAKAAWGADIVTAVNAPGSAALDKMRKGSVLISMMSAPSSPDYIADLAKRGITGMALDAVPRISRAQSMDVLSTMSNVSGYRAVIEAAENYGGMFTGQMTAAGKTPPANVFVIGAGVAGLSALGTAASLGAEVRAFDVRPEVGEQIESMGATFVQAEAAQQEVSSDGYAKALSEEQEKLTAIMYAEESAKADVVITTALVRGKAVRTISAEMVAGMKPGSVIIDLAAIGGGNCELTVPGERIVTDNGVIIVGYTDLTSRMPKHTSQLFGTNIVNVMKLLTPGKDGQAVLNYEDEVVRGMTVAHAGEVMWPPPPVNVSAAAGAPVAEVPVVDPVEKARLAAEAAAKKAKRRLIGSAVAAVLVVLAIASSPMSFVSYFTVFLLAVVVGYYVISGVSHALHTPLMAQTNAISGIILVGALMQLGSTNIAVLVMSFVAASIASINIFGGFLVSYRMLGMFQKEA